One Hemitrygon akajei unplaced genomic scaffold, sHemAka1.3 Scf000077, whole genome shotgun sequence genomic window carries:
- the LOC140722416 gene encoding uncharacterized protein has product MELLIHMEESPEGVITLFNPRVCKNKTGRTAASSELEICKAIIDPRRRSREKEVRATLCNNNERTLQRSNPCEAAGPVNIPGRVLRPWAHQLTDGFTAIVNTSFMQASNQPASSLHQELYTFRMKQLPPGGTAASHHKERETAALVGCYPGNGGSGSPKITEKGINKLNIVCYSGWAGFSFSSLLKRIVCWERMVRSLSPGQIDHVLIGERPFTCSLSGNGFTRSPQLKLHQQIHTGFGEGFTRSSHLMALQRVHSGEQPFTCSVCGKVFTKSTHLLRHQSTNAGERPFTCLDCGKGLTLSSHLLTHQSVHTGEKPFICSVSGKGFTQSSKLESHQRVHTGEKPFTCSDCGKRFTHSSTLVSHQRVHTGERPFTCSACGKGFTQSSNLQRHQRVHTGARPFICSDCGKRFTLSYKLQRHQRVHTGEKPFTCSDCGKRFTQSSNLQRHHRVHTREKPFTCSECGKGFTQPSQLLSHQRVHTGEKPFTCSECGKGFTHSSHLQRHQRVHTGEKPFTCSICGKGFNRSSTLKIHQRGHTGERPFTCSECGKRFTLSCNLQTHQRVHTGEKPFTCSVCGKRFTKSSNLLVHHRAHTGEKPFTCSDCGKGFTHSSHLQRHQRVHTGEKPFTCSECGKRYTESSHLQSHQRVHTGEKPFTCSVCGKRFTESSNLQRHQRVHTGEKPFTCSVCRKRFTESSRLKSHKRVHTGEKPFTCSVCGRRFTQSSRLQSHQRVHTGKKPFTCSECGKGFTQSSHLQRHQRVHTGERPFTCSDCGKGFTQSSTLQRHQRVHTGLRPFTCSECGKSFSESSHLQSHQRVHTGEKPFTCSECGKRFTQTSHLQRHQRVHTGERPFTCSVCGKGFIQSSSLQSHQRVHTGERPFSC; this is encoded by the exons atggaaCTACTCATACACATGGAGGAGTCTCCCGAGGGTGTgattactctgtttaaccctcGAGTCTGCAAGAACAAAACAGGCCGAACGGCCGCTTCCAGCGAGCTGGAAATATGTAAAGCAATTATCGACCCCAggcgtcgatccag ggagaaagaggtgaGAGCCACTCTCTGTAACAACAATGAAAGGACCCTGCAGAGATCCAACCCCTGTGAGGCTGCCGGGCCGGTAAACATCCCAGGACGAGTGCTCCGGCCGTgggcacaccagctcactgatggCTTCACGGCCATTGTTAACACTTCATTTATGCAGGCTTCAAATCAGCCAGCATCATCTCTGCACCAggaactctacaccttcagaatgAAACAACTACCACCCGGTGGAACTGCCGCCAGTCATCACAAAGAGCGTGAAACGGCCG ctctggtgggctgttaccctggaaacggaggaagtggctcaccaaAAATAACCGAAAAAGGAATTAACAAACTCAACATCGTATGCT ACTCCGGATGGGCGGGGTTTTCTTTCAGTTCTCTGTTGAAGCGGATCGTCTGCTGGGAGCGGATGGTCCGATCGCTGTCTCCGGGGCAAATTGATCACGttctcatcg GAGaaagaccgttcacctgctcactcagtgggaatggattcactcggtcacctCAATTGAAGctacatcagcaaattcacactgg ttttgGGGAaggatttactcggtcatctcacctaaTGGCTCTCCAGCGAGTTCACTCTGGAgagcagccgttcacctgctcggtctGTGGGAAGGTATTCACTAAATCaactcacctactgagacatcagTCAACTAACGCTggcgagcggccattcacctgcttagactgtgggaagggattgactTTGTCATCacacctactgacacaccagtcagttcacactggggagaagccgttcatctgctcagtcagtgggaagggattcactcagtcatcaaaACTagagagtcatcagcgagttcacactggggagaagccgttcacctgctcggactgtgggaagagattcactcattcatccaccctagtgagtcatcagcgagttcacactggggagaggccattcacctgctcggcttgtgggaagggattcactcagtcatccaacctacagcgtcatcagcgagttcacactggtgcaAGGCCGtttatctgctcagactgtgggaagagattcactctttCATACAAactgcagagacatcagcgagttcacactggggaaaagccgttcacctgctcagactgtgggaagagattcactcagtcatccaacctacagcgtcatcaccgagttcacactagggagaagccgttcacctgctcagaatgtgggaagggattcacacaacCATCCcaactactgagtcatcagcgagttcacactggggagaagccgttcacctgctcagaatgtgggaagggattcactcactcatcccatctacagagacaccagcgagttcacactggggagaagccgttcacctgctccatctgtgggaagggattcaatcgctCATCCACCCTAAAGATTCATCAGCGAggacacactggagagaggccgttcacctgctcagaatgtgggaagcgattcactctgtcatgcaacctacagacacaccaacgagttcacactggcgagaagccgttcacttgctccgtctgtgggaagagattcactaagtcatccaaCTTACTGGTACATCATCGAGCtcacactggtgagaagccgttcacctgctcagactgtgggaagggattcactcactcatcccatctacagagacaccagcgagttcacactggggagaagccgttcacctgctcagaatgtgggaagagatacactgagtcatcccacctacagagtcatcagcgagttcacactggggagaagccgttcacctgctcagtctgtgggaagagattcactgagtcatccaacctacagcgtcatcagcgagttcacactggggagaagccgttcacctgctcagtctgtcggaagagattcactgagtcatcccgCCTAAAGAGTCataagcgagttcacactggggagaagccgttcacctgctcagtctgtgggaggagattcactcagtcatcccgcctacagagtcatcagcgagttcacactgggaagaagccattcacctgctcagaatgtgggaagggattcactcagtcatcccacctgcagagacatcagcgagttcacaccggggagaggccattcacttgctcggactgtgggaagggattcactcagtcatccaccctacagagacatcagcgagttcacactgggttgaggccatttacctgctcagaatgtgggaagagtttcAGTGAGTCATcgcacctacagagtcatcagcgagttcacactggggagaagccgttcacctgctcagaatgtgggaagagattcactcagacatcccacctacagagacatcagcgagttcacactggggagaggccattcacctgctcagtctgtgggaagggattcattcagtcatccagccttcagagtcatcagcgagttcacactggggagaggccgttcagctgctAA